The genomic region TCTCCGGTGACCCTTGGATAAATATGGAGTGAATCGAGGCAATGGCGCTCTTTTCTCGTAACAAAAAGTCTAAAATTCTCGTTATTGATGATTCGGAAACCGTTCGAACGAGCCTCAAGGCCGTTCTGGCTCCGCATTATAGAGTTAGCCTCGCAGAAGATGGCGCAGCCGGCCTTAAGCTGATTGCTAAGGAGAAGCCGGATATGGTCCTTCTGGACCTTGTTATGCCCACCTTAGATGGATTTAAGGTTCTTTCGCTTTTACGCTCACAGCAGGCAACCAAAGATATCCCCGTATTCGTGATTACGGAGCAACAAAAATCACAAGACGTGGACCGAGCGATGCAGCTGGGAGCCACGGACTATTTCAAGAAAAGCCAAATGAACCAGAGCATGGTGCTTGAAAAAGTTAAGTTTTTCCTCGATCCCGACCTTCCATGGGACCCTAGCCAACAATCCGGCGACTCCCGTGAAGTTCTCACGGCTGAAGGCGACATTAAGATCAAGAACAAG from Deltaproteobacteria bacterium harbors:
- a CDS encoding response regulator, with protein sequence MALFSRNKKSKILVIDDSETVRTSLKAVLAPHYRVSLAEDGAAGLKLIAKEKPDMVLLDLVMPTLDGFKVLSLLRSQQATKDIPVFVITEQQKSQDVDRAMQLGATDYFKKSQMNQSMVLEKVKFFLDPDLPWDPSQQSGDSREVLTAEGDIKIKNKYDVDFYAKYERIDGDLILDESTAANLDLPLLTSITGQLHVENNQRLTRLTLKNLRSVGGAVTIVGNPILESLVDLKKLKKVGGNFRVCDNGSLPATHPLKIRDMVMDAGGIGGDVEVTDNKGF